The Pleomorphomonas sp. T1.2MG-36 genome has a segment encoding these proteins:
- a CDS encoding outer membrane protein — protein sequence MSKLLLGAVAGSALLLSAPVFAADLNEPIPQAPYAAPVTSSAFDWTGAYVGADVGYTWANQAAGAGKDHDGVVGGVFAGYNYQMQNNIVVGGEGEVAYGGADPLATWTGAVRGRAGYAFDNILVYGTVGGLVGQGEMKLSSGSETRTHVGYQVGAGIEAALTTNVTARAEYLYTDTNNRDYGSGKGDLDGNTVKLGVGYKF from the coding sequence ATGAGCAAGCTGCTTCTTGGCGCCGTCGCCGGTTCGGCCCTTCTCCTGTCGGCCCCGGTTTTCGCCGCCGACCTCAACGAGCCGATCCCCCAGGCTCCCTATGCCGCCCCCGTGACCAGCAGCGCCTTCGACTGGACCGGCGCCTACGTCGGTGCCGACGTCGGTTACACCTGGGCCAACCAGGCTGCCGGCGCTGGCAAGGATCATGACGGCGTCGTCGGTGGCGTGTTCGCTGGTTACAACTACCAGATGCAGAACAACATCGTCGTCGGTGGTGAAGGCGAAGTCGCTTATGGTGGCGCCGATCCGCTGGCCACCTGGACGGGCGCCGTCCGCGGCCGCGCCGGCTACGCCTTCGACAATATCCTGGTCTACGGCACCGTCGGCGGTCTGGTCGGCCAGGGCGAGATGAAGCTCAGCTCCGGCAGCGAGACCCGCACCCACGTCGGTTATCAGGTCGGCGCCGGCATCGAAGCCGCTCTGACCACCAACGTCACGGCCCGCGCCGAATACCTCTACACCGACACCAACAACCGCGACTACGGTTCGGGCAAGGGCGACCTCGACGGCAACACCGTCAAGCTCGGCGTCGGCTACAAGTTCTGA